In a single window of the Bradyrhizobium erythrophlei genome:
- a CDS encoding Do family serine endopeptidase: MTDHRSDPSSVPFHPRARRSLFSARRIALMASVVAGLGVAVCGFDSSPGGFGLLASPAHAQVNNDVSNVAQPIGFADIVQRVKPSVISVKVTMKDKAADASDRGNDESDQSGPPMERFFRRFGGPEGTPPGMRNHRGGHGVMMGQGSGFFISPDGYAVTNNHVVAGADKVEVTTDAGKTYTAKVIGTDARTDVALIKVEGGADFPFAKLAAGKPRIGDWVLAVGNPFGLGGTVTAGIVSASGRDIGNGPYDDFLQIDAPVNKGNSGGPSFNMQGEVVGVNTAIYSPSGGSVGIAFSIPAPTVKNVIAQLKDKGTVSRGWIGVQIQPVTQDIADSLGLKKAEGALVAEPQASGPAAKAGIESGDVITSVNGETVKDARELARTIGGLAPGDAVKLNVLHQGKDEAINLTLGQLPATQEANADTEHGSDVPRLGLTIAPADSVAGAGKNGVVVTSVDPNSAAAERGFKEGDVILEVAGKSVANPGDVRDAIKTAHADNKNNVLMRVRSGDTSHYVAVPLGNG; this comes from the coding sequence ATGACAGATCATCGATCTGATCCTTCTTCAGTTCCCTTCCATCCGCGCGCCCGGCGTTCGCTGTTTTCCGCACGCAGGATTGCGCTGATGGCTTCGGTGGTGGCCGGTCTTGGCGTTGCCGTCTGCGGCTTCGATTCCTCGCCTGGCGGCTTCGGCCTTCTTGCAAGTCCGGCGCATGCGCAGGTCAATAATGATGTCAGCAATGTCGCACAGCCGATCGGGTTCGCCGATATCGTGCAGCGCGTGAAGCCCTCGGTGATTTCAGTCAAGGTCACGATGAAGGACAAAGCGGCCGATGCGAGCGACCGCGGTAACGATGAGTCGGATCAGTCGGGCCCGCCGATGGAACGTTTCTTCCGGCGGTTTGGCGGCCCTGAAGGCACGCCTCCCGGCATGCGAAATCACCGCGGTGGTCATGGCGTCATGATGGGTCAGGGCTCGGGCTTCTTCATCTCGCCCGATGGCTATGCGGTGACGAACAATCACGTTGTCGCTGGCGCGGACAAGGTCGAGGTGACGACCGATGCCGGCAAGACCTATACCGCAAAGGTCATCGGCACCGATGCCCGCACCGATGTCGCGCTCATCAAGGTTGAGGGCGGCGCGGACTTTCCATTCGCCAAACTTGCAGCAGGCAAGCCGCGGATCGGCGACTGGGTGCTCGCAGTCGGCAATCCCTTCGGTCTCGGTGGAACCGTCACCGCCGGCATCGTCTCGGCCAGCGGCCGCGACATCGGCAACGGCCCGTACGACGATTTCCTCCAGATCGACGCGCCCGTCAACAAGGGCAATTCGGGTGGACCTTCCTTCAATATGCAGGGAGAAGTCGTGGGCGTGAACACCGCGATCTACTCCCCGTCGGGCGGCAGCGTCGGCATCGCCTTCTCGATCCCGGCTCCAACCGTGAAGAACGTGATCGCCCAGCTCAAGGACAAGGGCACCGTCAGCCGCGGCTGGATCGGCGTCCAGATTCAGCCGGTCACCCAGGATATCGCCGATAGCCTCGGTCTGAAGAAAGCGGAAGGCGCGCTGGTCGCTGAACCGCAAGCCAGCGGCCCCGCTGCCAAGGCCGGTATCGAATCCGGCGACGTCATCACGTCGGTCAACGGCGAAACCGTCAAGGACGCCCGCGAACTCGCCCGCACCATCGGCGGCCTCGCGCCCGGCGATGCGGTCAAGCTCAACGTCCTGCATCAGGGCAAGGACGAAGCCATCAATCTGACGTTGGGTCAGTTGCCTGCCACGCAGGAGGCGAATGCCGATACCGAGCATGGTTCGGACGTCCCGCGGCTTGGCCTCACGATCGCGCCCGCGGATTCAGTTGCGGGTGCCGGCAAAAATGGCGTCGTTGTCACCAGCGTCGATCCGAACAGCGCTGCCGCGGAAAGAGGCTTCAAGGAAGGCGACGTCATTCTCGAAGTGGCGGGAAAATCCGTGGCGAACCCCGGTGACGTGCGTGACGCGATCAAGACAGCGCACGCCGACAACAAGAACAACGTCCTGATGAGGGTTCGCTCCGGCGACACCTCTCACTACGTCGCTGTACCGCTCGGCAACGGCTAA